From the genome of Paraburkholderia flava, one region includes:
- a CDS encoding MFS transporter: MQQIDAARRTGLVLFALAVGGFAIGTTEFATMSILPLFADGLGIDAPTAGHVISAYALGVVVGAPLLAVLGARVNRRQLLILLMALFAIGNGLSALAPNYHWMLLFRFISGLPHGAYFGVAALVATSLVPESRRTVAVGRMFLGLTFATIVGVPLANWLGHAIGWRWSFGFAALLGLLTMTTVRFFAPSTPAAKDASPLRELSALARPQVWLTLGIGAIGFGGLFAVYTYLADILASVTHVSVASTALILSVFGVGLTAGNLIVPVFADRALMRTAGWLLVWSAVTLLVFPLAAHNVWAVTIDVFLIGIGGALGTVLQTRLMDVAEDAQSLAAALNHSAFNTANALGPYLGGLAIAGGFGWTSPGWVGALLAVAGLGIWWLSIVAQRRSDDRVRTVETREYAETDGV, from the coding sequence ATGCAACAGATTGACGCCGCACGCAGGACAGGCCTGGTATTGTTTGCCCTCGCCGTCGGCGGATTCGCGATCGGCACGACCGAATTCGCGACGATGAGTATCCTGCCGCTATTCGCGGACGGCCTTGGTATCGACGCGCCCACAGCAGGCCACGTGATCAGCGCGTATGCGCTCGGCGTGGTCGTCGGCGCGCCGCTGCTCGCGGTGCTTGGCGCGCGCGTGAACCGCCGTCAGTTGCTGATTCTGCTGATGGCCCTGTTCGCGATCGGCAACGGCCTGAGCGCGCTCGCGCCCAATTACCACTGGATGCTGCTGTTCCGTTTTATCAGCGGTCTGCCGCATGGCGCGTACTTCGGCGTCGCCGCGCTCGTCGCGACGTCGCTGGTGCCGGAGAGCCGTCGCACGGTCGCGGTAGGGCGCATGTTTCTCGGGCTCACGTTCGCGACGATCGTCGGCGTGCCGCTTGCGAACTGGCTCGGCCACGCGATCGGCTGGCGCTGGAGCTTCGGGTTCGCCGCGCTGCTCGGCCTGCTGACGATGACCACCGTACGCTTCTTCGCGCCGTCGACCCCCGCCGCCAAAGACGCGAGCCCGCTGCGCGAACTGAGCGCGCTCGCGCGTCCGCAGGTGTGGCTGACGCTCGGCATCGGTGCGATCGGTTTCGGCGGACTGTTCGCCGTGTATACGTATCTCGCCGACATTCTCGCGTCGGTCACGCATGTATCGGTTGCATCGACGGCGTTGATTCTCAGCGTGTTCGGCGTCGGCCTGACGGCCGGCAATCTGATCGTGCCCGTGTTCGCCGATCGCGCGTTGATGCGCACGGCCGGCTGGCTGCTCGTGTGGAGTGCCGTGACGCTGCTCGTGTTTCCGCTTGCCGCGCACAACGTGTGGGCGGTGACGATCGACGTGTTTCTGATCGGCATCGGCGGCGCGCTCGGCACTGTGTTGCAGACGCGTCTGATGGACGTCGCCGAAGATGCGCAGAGTCTCGCCGCCGCACTCAATCACTCCGCATTCAACACGGCCAATGCACTGGGTCCGTACCTCGGCGGCCTTGCGATCGCAGGCGGCTTCGGATGGACGTCGCCGGGCTGGGTCGGCGCGCTGCTCGCGGTGGCCGGCCTAGGCATCTGGTGGCTGTCGATCGTCGCGCAGCGCCGCAGCGACGATCGCGTACGCACCGTCGAAACCCGCGAATACGCCGAAACCGACGGCGTCTGA
- a CDS encoding aldo/keto reductase — protein sequence MKQRILGKDLKVSAIGLGCMGMTWAYGQAGERGAMIKLIRDAVESGVTFFDTAEVYGPLTNEALLGEALAPVRDRVVIATKFGFELDPMGGPWPVGLNSRPEHIKAVADQSLQRLKTDHIDVFYQHRVDPQVPIEDVAGAVGDLIRAGKVRHFGLSEAGADTVRRAHAVTPVTVLQSEYSLWSRELEQSVLPTLRELGIGLVAYSPLGRGFLTGAVTADTSFEASDFRNRQPRFSPEARENNLRLVDAISVIAKSKGCTPAQIALAWTLIVPWIVPIPGTRRHERLVENIGAADVVLDADDLRKIDDALNTFGVKGGRYQEADLALTNR from the coding sequence ATGAAGCAACGGATTCTAGGTAAAGACCTGAAAGTGTCGGCCATCGGGCTCGGCTGCATGGGCATGACATGGGCGTACGGACAGGCCGGCGAGCGCGGCGCGATGATCAAGCTGATCCGCGATGCAGTCGAAAGCGGCGTGACCTTCTTCGACACGGCCGAAGTGTACGGCCCGCTGACGAACGAAGCACTGCTCGGCGAAGCGCTCGCGCCGGTGCGCGACCGCGTGGTGATCGCGACGAAGTTCGGCTTCGAACTCGATCCGATGGGCGGCCCGTGGCCGGTCGGACTGAACAGCCGGCCCGAGCACATCAAGGCCGTCGCGGATCAATCGCTGCAACGGCTGAAGACCGATCACATCGACGTGTTCTATCAGCATCGCGTGGATCCGCAGGTGCCGATCGAGGACGTGGCCGGCGCGGTCGGCGATCTGATCCGCGCGGGCAAGGTGCGGCATTTCGGTTTGTCGGAGGCGGGCGCGGACACCGTTCGCCGCGCGCATGCGGTGACGCCGGTCACGGTGCTGCAATCCGAATACTCGCTATGGTCGCGCGAGCTGGAGCAGAGCGTGCTTCCGACACTCCGCGAACTGGGCATCGGCCTCGTCGCGTACAGTCCACTCGGTCGCGGTTTTCTGACGGGCGCGGTGACGGCCGACACGTCGTTCGAAGCCAGCGATTTTCGCAACCGGCAGCCGCGTTTCTCGCCGGAGGCGCGCGAAAACAATCTGCGGCTCGTCGATGCGATCTCGGTGATCGCGAAGTCGAAGGGCTGCACGCCGGCGCAGATCGCGCTCGCGTGGACGCTCATCGTGCCGTGGATCGTGCCGATTCCGGGCACACGCCGTCATGAACGGCTCGTCGAGAACATCGGTGCAGCGGACGTGGTGCTCGATGCGGACGATCTGCGCAAGATCGACGACGCGCTGAACACGTTTGGTGTGAAGGGTGGGCGGTATCAGGAAGCGGATCTGGCGTTGACGAACCGGTAA
- a CDS encoding Zn-dependent hydrolase: MSSIPFPPLNAERLNARVERLSQLTRPDVPWTRRAFSPLFEEARVWLRSEFEAAGLRVSQDAGGNLIGRREGSGRASKPIVTGSHCDTVVGGGRFDGIIGVLAGIEVAHTLHEQGITLDHPFEVIDFLSEEPSDYGISCVGSRAFSGGLDAGMLASKNADGETLAQALRRIGGDPDALTHALRKPDSTAAFIELHIEQGPVLESRQLPIGVVTNIVGIRRVLITVTGQPDHAGTTPMDIRRDALVGAARLIDGAYRLASKQSGNPHYVVATIGRIAMTPNVPNAVPGHVELMLEVRSDSDAILDCFPEDLMHSVAADLAELRVSASAAHVSRAKPTDCQPLVMDAVERAAGALGYASMRLPSGAGHDAVYVAPTGPIGMIFIPCLNGRSHCPEEWIEPQQLLDGTRVLYQTIRELDARL; the protein is encoded by the coding sequence TCTCAGTCAACTCACGCGCCCCGATGTTCCGTGGACACGCCGGGCGTTTTCGCCGTTGTTCGAAGAAGCTCGCGTCTGGCTGCGCAGCGAGTTCGAGGCGGCCGGTTTGCGTGTTTCGCAGGATGCCGGCGGCAATCTGATCGGCCGGCGCGAAGGTTCCGGGCGCGCGAGCAAGCCGATCGTGACCGGCTCGCATTGCGACACGGTGGTGGGCGGTGGACGCTTTGACGGGATCATCGGCGTGCTCGCCGGTATCGAGGTCGCGCATACGCTGCACGAGCAAGGGATCACGCTCGATCATCCGTTCGAGGTCATCGATTTTCTGTCCGAGGAACCGAGCGACTACGGGATTTCATGCGTCGGCAGCCGCGCGTTTTCGGGCGGGCTCGACGCGGGCATGCTGGCTTCGAAAAATGCGGACGGCGAAACACTCGCGCAAGCGTTGCGGCGCATCGGCGGCGACCCCGATGCGCTGACCCACGCATTGCGCAAACCGGACAGCACCGCGGCCTTTATCGAGTTGCATATCGAGCAGGGGCCGGTACTCGAAAGCCGGCAATTGCCGATCGGCGTGGTCACGAATATCGTCGGGATTCGGCGGGTGCTGATCACCGTGACGGGACAACCCGATCATGCAGGCACCACGCCAATGGACATCCGCCGCGACGCCCTGGTCGGCGCCGCGAGGTTGATCGACGGCGCGTACCGGCTTGCGTCGAAACAGAGCGGCAATCCGCATTACGTGGTCGCGACGATCGGTCGGATTGCGATGACGCCGAACGTGCCGAACGCGGTGCCGGGACATGTCGAACTGATGCTCGAGGTGCGCAGCGACAGCGATGCCATCCTCGATTGTTTTCCCGAAGACCTGATGCACAGCGTCGCGGCCGATCTCGCCGAATTGCGCGTATCGGCCAGCGCTGCACATGTCAGTCGCGCGAAACCGACGGACTGCCAGCCGCTTGTGATGGATGCTGTCGAGCGCGCCGCGGGCGCGTTGGGATACGCGAGCATGCGTCTGCCGAGCGGCGCGGGACACGACGCGGTCTATGTCGCGCCGACGGGCCCGATCGGCATGATCTTCATCCCGTGTCTGAACGGGCGCAGTCACTGCCCCGAGGAATGGATCGAGCCGCAGCAGTTGCTCGATGGCACTCGCGTTCTCTACCAGACGATTCGTGAGCTGGATGCGAGGCTGTGA